From one Ignavibacteria bacterium genomic stretch:
- a CDS encoding DUF302 domain-containing protein — protein sequence MNYYFTKVTNYTMTEAREKVTEALKTEGFGVLTEIDVQQTLKNKLDVDFRPYLILGACNPSFAYQALTAEPNIGAMLPCNVILQQTTDGGTEISAVDPVASMKGVDNSTLGSIATEVQQKLQRVIDRV from the coding sequence ATGAATTACTACTTCACCAAGGTCACCAATTACACCATGACTGAAGCACGCGAAAAAGTCACCGAGGCTCTGAAGACAGAAGGCTTTGGAGTACTGACGGAAATCGATGTTCAGCAAACGCTGAAGAATAAACTCGACGTTGACTTCCGTCCATACCTCATCCTGGGTGCCTGCAATCCATCCTTTGCGTACCAGGCACTCACCGCAGAACCAAACATTGGCGCAATGTTGCCATGCAATGTGATTCTTCAGCAAACTACAGACGGTGGCACTGAAATTTCAGCAGTCGATCCGGTGGCATCAATGAAGGGTGTTGACAACAGTACGCTGGGCTCAATAGCAACAGAGGTACAGCAAAAACTGCAGCGCGTTATCGATAGAGTGTAA
- a CDS encoding isocitrate lyase/phosphoenolpyruvate mutase family protein, translated as MVVNADYADFAARAEKFRGMHYSGETLLLPNAWDCVSARLFEHAGFPAVATTSAGVAWARGYADGEHIPAEVMLDAVSRIAAVTNVPVTADIEGGYYRNDPAAFAGFITALIRNGIVGINLEDGYNHTENLNSISQHSNLIAQVRAIGTELGVPIVINARTDAMVLSVSVQDRVAIAVERASAYAEAGADCIFIPFVPDITVVEQLRQHISHPINILITASLDFAELQRIGINRVSTGSRPHMAVLSYLRRLASELRHHSDPGILLSADVTYQELNSLFLM; from the coding sequence ATGGTAGTGAACGCTGATTATGCCGATTTTGCCGCCAGGGCTGAGAAGTTTCGTGGCATGCACTACTCAGGGGAAACGCTGTTGCTTCCGAATGCGTGGGACTGTGTTTCTGCACGACTCTTTGAACATGCCGGGTTTCCTGCTGTGGCTACCACAAGTGCGGGGGTGGCATGGGCGCGCGGGTATGCCGATGGAGAGCACATCCCGGCCGAGGTGATGCTTGATGCAGTCAGTCGCATTGCAGCGGTTACCAACGTGCCGGTCACCGCTGATATCGAGGGAGGATATTATCGGAATGATCCTGCTGCATTTGCCGGCTTTATTACTGCGCTTATTCGCAATGGTATCGTTGGTATTAATCTAGAGGATGGATATAACCATACTGAAAACCTTAATTCTATTTCACAACACAGCAATCTTATTGCACAGGTTCGTGCTATCGGTACCGAGCTGGGTGTCCCGATTGTGATTAATGCCCGCACCGATGCCATGGTCCTCTCTGTTAGTGTTCAGGACAGAGTTGCAATTGCTGTTGAACGGGCATCCGCGTATGCTGAAGCGGGTGCTGACTGCATTTTTATACCGTTTGTACCCGATATAACTGTTGTTGAACAGCTCCGACAACACATATCTCATCCCATAAACATTCTAATTACTGCATCTCTGGATTTTGCTGAGCTGCAACGAATCGGGATCAATCGGGTGAGTACCGGGTCACGTCCGCACATGGCAGTGTTGAGCTACCTTAGGCGCCTTGCATCGGAACTGCGGCATCATTCGGACCCCGGGATACTGTTATCAGCAGACGTAACTTATCAGGAACTCAACAGCCTGTTTTTAATGTAG
- a CDS encoding lipoate--protein ligase yields MLCIYHESTDPYFNVATDEYILKHLNEDCFMLWRNDNAIIVGHYQNTLAEINYDYVKEHNIAVVRRLSGGGAVYHDLGNLNFSFTQAGTDTNLADFRKFTRPIIDVIRQLGADARFEGKNDIMIDGQKIAGNAAHIYRSKILHHGCLLFASEIRSVTEALRINPVKYVDKAVKSVPKRITNISDHLPSPISIEEFTRKIMKYVLETYPGARLYEFTDEDKEKIKKLRDEKYATYEWNYGKSPKYNFKKAIRTAGGLLEMNLDVHDGIIKGAKIYGDFFSELGVEDLEHLLTGVRHAEDELRSVLNSINLERYLHAVTADNVIQAMF; encoded by the coding sequence ATGCTGTGCATTTACCATGAGTCAACAGACCCTTACTTTAACGTTGCCACCGATGAGTATATCCTGAAACACCTGAACGAAGACTGTTTTATGCTCTGGCGTAATGATAATGCCATTATCGTTGGGCATTACCAGAATACGCTTGCTGAAATCAACTACGACTACGTTAAGGAACATAACATTGCAGTTGTGCGCAGACTATCGGGCGGTGGTGCCGTTTACCACGACCTGGGTAATCTGAACTTTTCGTTTACACAGGCTGGAACAGATACTAACCTTGCTGACTTTCGGAAGTTTACCCGACCGATTATTGATGTTATCCGGCAGCTTGGCGCTGATGCCCGTTTCGAGGGTAAGAACGACATAATGATTGACGGACAGAAAATTGCAGGGAATGCAGCCCATATTTATCGGAGTAAAATACTGCACCATGGTTGTTTGCTGTTCGCTTCCGAGATACGGAGCGTTACCGAGGCACTTCGCATTAATCCTGTAAAGTATGTTGACAAAGCAGTAAAATCAGTTCCCAAGCGTATTACCAACATTTCCGATCATCTTCCCTCGCCGATAAGCATTGAGGAGTTCACCCGGAAAATCATGAAATACGTCCTGGAAACATATCCGGGTGCAAGACTGTACGAGTTTACCGATGAAGACAAGGAAAAAATAAAGAAACTTAGAGATGAGAAGTACGCCACGTACGAATGGAACTACGGAAAGTCACCAAAGTACAATTTCAAGAAAGCTATTCGAACAGCAGGAGGTTTGCTTGAGATGAATCTGGATGTACACGACGGCATCATAAAAGGGGCTAAGATTTACGGTGACTTCTTCTCGGAACTTGGCGTGGAAGATTTGGAGCACTTGCTTACAGGTGTACGCCACGCCGAAGATGAACTGCGATCTGTTTTAAACAGCATTAATCTTGAGCGTTACCTTCATGCCGTTACAGCTGACAATGTTATCCAGGCAATGTTTTAA
- a CDS encoding DUF2249 domain-containing protein — protein MEEIRNSDGELDVRTLVPIKRHELLIKLFNDLPAGESFVFINDHDPKPLYYEFRSIYGDVVGWEYLNRGGREWKVQVTRTEDSQSREFVGISTLLDLRKADKSDWRQIVFHRYGMMEQDTTMELISPEDPVDIHGIFIMKFEGEHSWIYKKKEPNEYVVHITKKSKSGMGDTGYSVVNEFDIRPYPPTERHEMFYKAFADIKTGEAFDFINDHDPKPLYYQMEAESKEPFRWEYLEKGPDVWKVRVIKVKEL, from the coding sequence ATGGAAGAAATTCGTAATAGTGATGGCGAATTAGACGTTCGCACCCTTGTGCCGATAAAGCGACATGAGCTTCTCATTAAACTGTTTAACGATTTACCTGCCGGCGAGAGTTTTGTTTTTATTAATGATCACGACCCCAAGCCGCTTTACTATGAATTCCGATCGATTTACGGTGATGTTGTAGGATGGGAATATCTAAACCGTGGTGGTAGGGAATGGAAGGTACAGGTGACACGGACAGAAGATTCACAGAGCCGAGAATTCGTTGGCATCTCTACGTTACTTGATCTTCGGAAGGCAGACAAGAGCGACTGGCGTCAGATCGTGTTTCACCGCTATGGCATGATGGAACAAGATACAACCATGGAGCTGATTTCACCAGAAGATCCTGTAGATATTCACGGCATCTTTATCATGAAGTTCGAAGGTGAGCATTCATGGATTTACAAGAAAAAAGAGCCCAATGAATATGTTGTCCATATCACCAAGAAATCAAAGAGCGGAATGGGTGATACAGGATATTCGGTCGTAAATGAGTTTGATATTCGGCCGTACCCGCCAACGGAACGACATGAAATGTTCTACAAAGCCTTTGCAGATATTAAAACAGGTGAGGCATTTGATTTTATCAACGATCATGATCCCAAGCCCCTTTACTATCAGATGGAAGCAGAAAGCAAGGAGCCGTTCCGGTGGGAATACCTTGAAAAAGGACCGGATGTATGGAAAGTGCGGGTGATAAAGGTGAAAGAACTGTAA
- a CDS encoding transglutaminase domain-containing protein — MILQPDSSNLSDYLTEIPGIIEFSTPGVQATIHTITQKASTDYDRARLAFEYARDEIRHSFDTKSSRITISAEDAIIHRDGICFAKSHVLASVLRGMGIPAGFCYQRVLRKGTVESGHALHGLNAMYLPETGWFRVDPRGNKPGVNSQFSTETEQLAYPIRPEYGEVDYPQIFARPLQSVIEAMRDSANCDELFFNRPDHV, encoded by the coding sequence ATGATTCTTCAGCCCGACTCTTCGAATCTCAGTGACTATCTGACGGAAATCCCGGGTATTATTGAGTTTAGCACTCCCGGTGTTCAGGCAACAATACACACGATTACGCAGAAGGCTTCAACCGATTACGACAGAGCCCGACTGGCGTTTGAATATGCTCGTGACGAGATTCGACATTCGTTCGATACCAAGAGCAGCAGAATAACAATTAGCGCCGAGGATGCAATTATCCATCGTGACGGGATATGTTTTGCAAAGTCGCATGTTTTGGCAAGCGTCCTTCGCGGTATGGGGATTCCCGCCGGTTTTTGTTATCAGAGAGTACTCCGAAAAGGAACCGTTGAATCGGGCCATGCCCTGCATGGGCTCAACGCCATGTACCTACCCGAAACCGGTTGGTTCAGGGTTGACCCGCGGGGTAATAAGCCTGGCGTTAATTCACAGTTCTCAACTGAAACTGAGCAGCTTGCCTACCCTATCCGGCCAGAGTATGGTGAGGTAGATTATCCACAAATTTTCGCACGGCCGCTTCAGTCAGTCATCGAAGCGATGCGGGATTCTGCTAACTGCGACGAGTTGTTTTTTAACCGGCCTGACCACGTTTAA
- a CDS encoding PKD domain-containing protein, translating into MDSLLTLRYTMAAERTGGVLCPVGPVWRRLRTTNPEIELYQPDNSHPSMAGTLASAYSFYSVFFKDDVMNLEITTPVLPEQAVAIRNAVQEVVADSLSAAYRYDKVLRADFIGDSGKTSTDTVHFTNLSRHASGYVWDFGDGTTDTAASVAHIFPSAGEYTVCLTAYNSCDTAKICQTVIIGVSSVDEAHSRQLAGYPNPCSNVCYIPSVASGTPYRIINALGVEQLRQTTSGSTGIVVSHLAPGLYFVMIEQPDGQKQVIPFSKW; encoded by the coding sequence ATGGACAGTCTGCTAACACTACGCTATACCATGGCTGCCGAGCGAACCGGCGGCGTGCTATGTCCGGTAGGCCCGGTATGGCGTCGGCTGCGCACTACCAATCCTGAAATCGAACTCTACCAGCCTGACAATAGTCATCCAAGTATGGCCGGTACCCTTGCCTCTGCTTACTCGTTTTACAGCGTCTTCTTCAAAGATGATGTTATGAATCTTGAGATTACTACGCCGGTTTTGCCCGAACAGGCCGTTGCAATTCGCAACGCCGTCCAGGAAGTAGTTGCAGATAGTTTATCGGCAGCCTACCGTTATGATAAGGTATTGCGTGCAGACTTTATTGGTGACAGTGGTAAGACCTCGACAGATACAGTACACTTTACCAATTTGTCAAGGCATGCCTCTGGCTATGTGTGGGATTTTGGTGATGGAACAACCGATACTGCTGCTAGTGTTGCACACATCTTTCCGTCAGCCGGCGAGTACACAGTCTGTTTAACAGCCTACAACAGTTGCGATACTGCCAAAATCTGCCAAACCGTGATTATTGGAGTTTCGTCGGTGGACGAAGCACATTCTAGGCAACTTGCGGGTTATCCCAATCCGTGTAGCAACGTGTGTTATATCCCGTCAGTTGCCAGCGGCACACCGTACCGTATTATAAATGCACTTGGTGTAGAGCAGCTTCGGCAGACGACGTCTGGCAGTACAGGTATTGTTGTTTCACACCTTGCACCGGGTTTATATTTTGTTATGATTGAACAACCGGACGGACAAAAGCAGGTAATACCGTTTTCGAAATGGTAA
- a CDS encoding exo-alpha-sialidase yields the protein MKQLCACAVYCICAVAVTTAVSAQVLERLSGFGFTGDWYQTKPVSDNEYIIVAGSGTLICWNVEERTFVKQSVLQCRALTSFTSANGMWYLGTAYGEILSSGNRGETWDEVGNVGAWISDLQAIGGTVYGISYSGDVFIYDELTGKLNITLQRQDRQFTCLDVNGPVITVAGTKGVIVQSQDGGTNWETLQSDTANRITAICRVDDTTLVFGGTATRLWTSDDNGRTMAHRTVLSWTYYTEEGIPGVKYDPINSIIYYHNKLMAVGSMPTRLGLLPRYGIYVSTNSGNYWKQYELPETPIDLPARFQFANAILPRPDGSVYVVEPGWDEPGSIRISWLAPDLTPSVDTMFFQQNLMFTEKTSNLQKSGSEAVAGAYQWQNNQLHRLIFTDTDPDVYGEHRLTVIQNSTDRGLSWTTTGELVTPQRIKWWHVATDRIYLCMGLRENKGIPDRVAMSTDGGATFTFSPSLPRLMESAVGDEQGRQLVMFCRNNDTVGQEIQKGMLFDLQPDGTCTRIELPKLAQRFSINTPLVYNDSLYVPVWEFDTSGKVKHSWIISNSLPLTTWNIRPIPFSFENLKPFYQMGIWAVTKRYIYLNSGELRVATYDLETETVTEENVWPEIDLTDPWTTTRYFDLFTATDNYLFYSLGRILRMRSKSETQWHTVSRCSDGAPPSGSIGAIIPMDSVSMFIGCSYAMYWLRLDGTNTSVAERPLPVNEVRGVVLRHSQPVDLHPSTINATLYTANGEAVAATARNGNTNTEFRVPFAASGVYYLVEVTNNEHLVTRVMIMP from the coding sequence ATGAAACAGCTATGCGCGTGTGCCGTGTATTGCATCTGCGCTGTTGCAGTTACAACGGCGGTGTCGGCACAAGTTCTGGAACGCTTGAGCGGCTTCGGCTTTACCGGTGACTGGTATCAGACCAAGCCGGTGTCGGACAATGAGTACATTATTGTAGCCGGCAGTGGTACGCTGATTTGTTGGAATGTGGAAGAGCGCACCTTTGTGAAGCAATCTGTGTTACAATGCCGTGCTCTGACCTCGTTTACTTCAGCTAATGGGATGTGGTATCTCGGGACAGCCTACGGCGAGATACTGTCGTCCGGAAACAGAGGTGAGACTTGGGACGAAGTAGGCAATGTTGGTGCATGGATATCGGATTTGCAGGCTATTGGTGGCACGGTTTATGGGATTTCGTACAGTGGAGATGTGTTTATTTACGATGAGCTGACAGGGAAGCTGAACATTACTCTGCAGCGGCAGGACAGACAGTTTACCTGTCTTGATGTCAACGGCCCGGTAATCACTGTTGCAGGCACGAAGGGTGTAATCGTTCAAAGTCAGGACGGCGGCACCAACTGGGAGACTCTGCAGTCTGACACTGCTAACCGAATTACTGCAATCTGCCGGGTGGATGATACAACGCTGGTGTTCGGTGGGACTGCCACGCGGTTGTGGACGTCGGATGACAACGGACGGACAATGGCTCATCGAACCGTACTAAGCTGGACGTATTATACCGAGGAGGGAATACCGGGCGTGAAGTATGACCCAATCAATAGCATTATCTATTATCACAACAAACTGATGGCTGTGGGGAGTATGCCAACGAGATTAGGGTTGTTGCCGCGCTACGGCATCTACGTGTCAACCAATTCCGGTAACTACTGGAAACAGTATGAGCTGCCTGAAACCCCGATAGATCTTCCTGCGCGGTTTCAGTTTGCCAATGCCATCCTGCCCAGACCGGATGGCTCAGTGTATGTTGTAGAACCGGGCTGGGATGAACCGGGTTCGATCAGAATTTCATGGCTTGCACCCGACCTGACTCCGAGTGTTGATACCATGTTTTTCCAACAAAATTTAATGTTTACTGAAAAAACGAGCAATTTGCAGAAAAGCGGGAGTGAAGCCGTTGCAGGCGCATATCAGTGGCAGAACAATCAACTACACAGGCTTATATTCACGGACACTGACCCGGACGTGTATGGTGAACACCGTTTAACTGTCATTCAAAACAGCACTGACCGGGGCTTGTCCTGGACCACCACTGGCGAGCTGGTCACACCCCAGCGAATCAAGTGGTGGCACGTGGCAACCGACAGGATTTATCTGTGTATGGGCCTGCGGGAGAACAAAGGAATACCGGACCGTGTAGCAATGTCCACCGACGGAGGCGCGACGTTTACGTTTTCTCCGTCGCTCCCACGCCTAATGGAATCGGCGGTGGGTGACGAGCAGGGGCGACAGCTTGTGATGTTTTGCCGGAATAATGATACGGTTGGACAGGAGATACAGAAGGGAATGTTGTTTGACCTGCAACCGGACGGAACCTGTACTCGAATTGAGCTCCCAAAACTGGCACAGCGATTTTCAATTAACACCCCGTTGGTGTACAATGATTCACTGTACGTACCTGTTTGGGAGTTTGACACCAGCGGTAAGGTGAAACATTCCTGGATCATTTCAAATTCGTTACCACTGACCACCTGGAACATACGGCCCATCCCGTTTTCATTCGAGAACTTAAAACCATTTTACCAAATGGGTATTTGGGCCGTAACCAAACGCTATATCTATCTAAACTCAGGTGAGCTACGTGTAGCAACCTATGATTTGGAAACCGAAACTGTAACTGAAGAAAACGTTTGGCCTGAAATTGATCTAACGGATCCATGGACCACTACGAGGTATTTTGACCTATTTACGGCAACAGATAATTATCTGTTTTACTCGCTCGGCAGAATCCTGAGAATGCGTTCCAAGTCAGAGACGCAATGGCACACCGTCTCACGGTGCTCTGATGGTGCTCCCCCTTCGGGAAGCATCGGTGCTATCATTCCGATGGATTCTGTAAGCATGTTTATCGGATGTTCTTATGCAATGTATTGGCTTCGACTTGATGGTACCAACACGTCGGTCGCCGAACGTCCGCTTCCGGTAAACGAGGTGCGTGGCGTCGTGCTTCGGCACAGTCAGCCGGTGGATCTACATCCATCTACAATTAACGCAACATTATACACTGCGAACGGCGAAGCTGTAGCCGCGACTGCGCGCAACGGAAATACTAACACAGAGTTTCGGGTACCGTTTGCGGCCTCCGGCGTGTATTACCTGGTAGAAGTCACCAACAATGAGCATCTCGTCACCCGGGTCATGATAATGCCGTAG